Genomic window (Zingiber officinale cultivar Zhangliang chromosome 2B, Zo_v1.1, whole genome shotgun sequence):
gcgagttataagtgaacatgctctcacgactaacgacCTCTCGATTGGGAatccaaactctcgccctagcgcgagttataagtgagcatactctcacgcttccagactctcgccccaacgcgagttataagtgagcatgctctcacgaccaacgacctctcggtcgggattccaaactctcgtctcaatgcgagttatatgtgagcatgctctcacgcttccagactctcaccccagcacgagttataagtgagcatgctctcacgaccaacgacctctcggtcgggattccagactctcgctccagcacgagttataagtgagcatgctatcACGATCAACGACCTCCTAGTCAAgatctcagactctcgccccagcgtgagttataagtgagcatgctctcactaccaatgacctctcgatcgggattccaaactcgtcccagcgcgagttataagtgagcatgctctcatgcccaatgacctttcggtcgggattctagactctcaccccagctcaagttataagtgagcatactctcacgcttctagactctcgcttcagcgcaagttataagtgagcatgctctcataactaacgacctctcggtcaagatctcagactctcgccctagagcaagttataaacgagcatgctctcgcgcccaaCGACCTATTGATCATTTTTCTATATTCTCGCCCTCACGtgggttataagcaagcaaagTCTTCACCAACTACCTCTCCGTTAGTATTCTAAACTCATCACATTGGAGGGGATATGTGGGCAAGGCCCTTACCATGGATCacactagtaatttttttttggagAAAATGGGTGTCGCTATCATCGCATCACTTGTGGATATACGAAAACGTCCTTTCTGTTAAAGAGGTTTGCATAAAGTAAGAGAGTGTCAATGGGGAAAGGAGTAAAGAGACAGGAATAAAGACTGAAACCTAATAAGATCTACGTTTACTTGATAAAGTGCATGGGATGCCTCTCAAAATCTCATTCTTACATCTATAAAGGCATAAAGGGCATCTAGGCGCTCAGAATTCTTTTCTAGGGCCAGCCACGAGTCGGCACCTCGGGCATTAGCGTACTGCTTGACCTGCTTGATCAAAACGAACCCTAGCCTGCTCCAATTCAGCTTGAGTCAACTGAAGAGCACGCCGCTGTTGAGCGATGATTTCATCTTTAATCTTTGCCTCTTCCTGCAGAAGGGACATGGAGGAGGCGTGTTTCTCTTTCAAGTATAGCATGAGTTGAGTTTGGCTCTCCATATCTGAATAAGCTTTTTGTTTCAGTGTCACCTCAGCACAGGTCCGCGATTTAGCGGCTAGCCAGAGTTCCTCAATTTCTCTACGAAGGGAAGACTGAAGATCCCTATCCTGCGTCAGCTCAGCTAAGGCCATATCCTTCTGGGCAAGCAGTTTAATCATATGAGCCAGTTACTGGCGAAGGTATTGCAGTTCATCCAACTCAGAGTCTAAATCCATGATTAAGGGGTATCAGTTAAAGCAAGCATGTCGCTGTTGGTGGAGGTCACCCCCTTTTAAAGAGGAGGGGAGAAGTCAACTTCTGGAAATTAAAGCGGCCCTTCCTCCGAGGTTGATTGAGCAATTAAACAGGTTACAGTACCGATGGTCTGGGAAAAGAAGCAGCACTTATAGTCATAGAGGCGAAGTAAATGACACTCGAGCTGGGATTTAGTCAATCGGacttgagcctccttcgactagatttagAGGGGAGGCTTATGATACGGTGCGTAAAGGTAGGACCCGATAAGGCTAGGCattcagaagtcaaggggacgtaacAATCAGAAGTCAAAGGACCGCGGCAGTcaacaattaaaagaaaaaaagagtTAGACCACCTCATGTCACTAGCTGCATAAtcctgttgggaccaaatatgtagctagaggggggtgaatagctcttcgcgctcgtcgtgctcttcgttgcttgtttcttcaaagatatgcagcggaaaataaacaagaaacaaaatacaacgctaacaagagatttacttggaatccacctcacaagaggtgactaatccaaggatccacacactcacgcatcctccactaataaaacactcctttacggtaactaccgaaagcgaagaagccctacaagttcacactacaagaagaaaatgaaaggaaacaaaatataagcaaaagcttacaagtttgcacaagaaaactctaaccctagctttcttcttcttgctgtaaaTCCGCCtattgacttggaaaaacctccaagaacttcaaggactggcggtgagaactctgtcgagaagctgtggaagcgctgTGAAGATTTGAGATGAAAATCGTGAGCTCTGCCGAAGACgaacgcacgccaacagctatatcctgcgccaacggtcggatcccaatcgattggattgctcccaatcgatcgaggaggctttagatcgatcgatcgatccagagcacctctgtgctcctgggaattgtctggatcgatcggctgatcgatgcaGCCCTTATCGCGCGATAAcagaacctcccaatcgatcacccgatcgattggaggctctggatcgatcggccgatcgatccagagctgttctgtgcgatcgcacGATTCTCCCAATCGGGGGCTTGTCgcaaagactcgcccaatcgatcagctgatcgattgggcatgagccaatcgatcggttgatcgatccagctcatgatttcacccaaaatcaagtccaaacccccctaaaccaacatccggtcaaccatgacctattggtacatcatgcctagcatctggtcacccttgacctgctagaactccctcaccaagtgtccggtcaatccctttgacctacttagacttcccaacaccagatgtctgatcaaccttgatccatctggattttctgtgcctggcttcactcaccaggactttcacctaccttcactcactaggattttccttctgcctagcttcattcactaggacttctcatttacctggcttcacttactaggacttttcatactgcctagcttcactcactaggtctttcacctggcttcactcacaaggattttccatactgcctagcttcactcactaggtctttcacctggcttcactcaccagaatttcccttctacctagcttcactcactaggactttcacctggcttcactcatcaggattttccagcTGCCTAGCTtgattcactaggactttcactaactgtctggcttcactcaccaggactttccttctgcctagcttcactcactaggtctttcacctagcttcactcaccgggatttcccagtcaagtatccagtcaaccttgacctactcgactcttcttcacaatctcccacatgaacaattgcacctgtaatctccatgtcttgtctccatgtattgtcaaacatcgaaacacaaacatcaagactcaagcttaaaccaattcaagctcagtcaaccaggtcaaccttgacctagggaatattgcaccgaCAAATCCCTGGTCGGGTAAGGACAGAGCAGGGTCCTGGAACTGATACATAAGATGCAGCCTGGAGTAATGTCTGACCTCCACCAATTGGTCGGGTTTCCTCAGCCCGATCCGCATAGCCAGGTATGGTACTTTCAGTAAGATAACTCTCGGTCGGCCTTCTAGCGATCCCAACGTGAAAGATGAGGCCCTCACCGCAGCTCGTCTccctcatcaagactcaagtcaGATGGCTCATCCGAATGGTCATCTCGAGTTGTCCGTAGCTAAACCCGGGCGGGACAGAAAGCACTAGACAACAACAATGTCAGGGAATCATAACCTCCTATCAGGGAATAACTGTCATACGTCAGGGAATATTCGGGTGGTTTGCTATcatctgcgaatggaaccttctttcAACCAATGAGAGGGCACCACGTGTCCTCCATCGCTCGACAGACCTTGACACCTGATGTTCTCTGACATCGGTCGGGCTACAGAGGtacgcattgtcatataaaaTGGGAAGTtctctcccttgagcaggtacgTGTACAGTCCCACTTgtcttctacagttctttttccttcgtacactattcttcGGGGAAAAaggatctgacttgagcgtcgaagggtctgcGCCGGGAACTTTTTTCCTGATTTCTGGTCTCCAACGCTCCGTGTGCttatctgagtgtgcgcagagtccAAATACCGCCGGTTTCGTCACCGTCGTCCTTCAATCCACGTGGGGGTCCATTTTCCGAAGCACAAATGGTAGGTGTGTCTAAGTCGCCTCTCTGTCAATACCGACGACATCTCAGCCGGTGTTCATTTGATTCAGATTCCGAACatgataaaatattatatatatattttttgtcacatcatttttatttttagttgataTTAATATCACTGTACCTAGATTAATCTGAGAGTGATTGGTCTAATTCTACagaagatttttattattaatataaattgaaAAGTATTCAAAGCGAACGGGTTCATCAGTTTGGCAGGTGAAGTAGGATATATACAGAGAAATAAAAAAAGGTTTAAAAGTatatatttggaaaaaaattatGAAGAATCGGGTCAAACAGTTCGGCTGACTCAGTTTGAAATTAAAAGCCCAACGACAAAGTCGTACGTAGTCTGACTGTCCCACCTTCTCACCGACACTCCAATCCTAATCCCATATCAATGACGTCGTGTGCGGGGGCCAACGTCACTGACGCAGTGGAGAAATACAGCTCCTACACAATTGACGCATGATAGTGTTGGTAGATAGTTAAATGTCCTTTAGACAAGACTAGATAAGTTCCTGTGAtgcatctattttttttaattactattataaCCCTGGAATAACGATAATAACAAAGGATCTAAGGTTCTGTGGTATGAGATTTTCTTCTAATGAAAAATGGATCATCTACATGAGTTTTGTATTAGTACGTAGATAGCTGTGGTTGTTTTTAAAGCCAATTTTCAATGAGTATAAAACAGCTCATTGGATCACTGAGCTTCCGTAAAATAAATGCCccatgatttattttcttttagaaaaataatatattcaaggaaaaaaatataagaaaaaaattaagtataGACATATAAAATGATGAgaccaacaaaaaataaaatgctGGACCATGATTTTATATGTCTATTCTTGatatttttcttgaattttttttttttgaaaatatcatTGCTCTTTCTTTTAGATGACTCTTAGCGCGGcttcctttaattttttttgtttttttgccaTCCTCATCATAGATCCACCTCCCGACCTCCGGACGTGATCATAAAAATTAGAAAGGACGAGAAGACATATTTCAAGACAAACAACAATAACTTGCACGACGGAAACATTTGGTTACAATCTTGGCACCCAAGGTTGATCTTCATCAATCAACCTCCAGGTTTAATTTATTCGCTTACAAATACAATCCATTGCTTTGCACGGGAAattagacatttataattacttaattaattacGTGTAATATAATATTaagtaaattataaataaattacatGCATGTTGGAGCAGACATACACAATAAGAGCATCTATCTGCAACGCGCGTTAAtagtaatataatatatatatatatatatatatatataatttttttaatatgtaaATCTTTTAACACCGTTTAATTCCTTTAACGTGTTAAAAGAACAGTATATAAACAGTGTAATCATGTGGATATTAACACTGTGTATTAACAGCGTTGCAGATGACCTAAAGATGATCGTATTAGCACATGCACGATTTTGTAGCTAGCAGGGGTAACTAGCTAGCTACCACAGTCCACAGGCCTGTGGCCGATTGAGATGCTATGGGGCTGGAGGCCATGGGAGTCTGGAGAAGCCGCTGCAGGAGCGGGAGCCGGAGCAGGAGGCGTAGCCGGAGCTGCAGCCACAGCCGCAACCGGAACGGGAGCCGCAGCCGGAGCCGCTGCAGGAGCCGGAGCAGGAGGAGTAGCCAGAGCTGCAGCCGCAGCCGCAACCGGAGCGGGAGCCACAGCCGGAGCTGGAGCCGCAGCCGCAGCCGCAGCCACCTGGGTTCATTTCGAAGGAGAACATGTAGCAGTAGCACCACACCCGCTGCAGCGGTGCCGGCTGCGGCGTTTTCGCCGGCTGAGTATGATCTGATTGGATTTCTACGTTTTTGATCACATCGCCGGCCATGCGGCGGAGGTAGCAGATGAAACAGTAGGGATCGAAGGGGCCGGAGACCGTCATCGTGCCCTTCTTCTCATCGAAGACGCGAGAAGTGATCTTGAACGACACTAATTATAAAAACACATGCACGGAATCCAAAAGAGAAAGAGTAGTAGTAAGTAATTAAGCCATGATcgcttttaatttaattatataactTTATAAATTAACGATCGATCGAGTAATAGAATCCAGTGCTCACTCTCGAGCTGGCACAGAGTGCACTTTATCTTAGCGGCGCTGGAGCAGCATTTCAGATCAACCGTTATGATGACTGTGGCGACCTGCGCACAGCTCCACAAGTCCAATTGCAGgatcaaaaattaattaattaattatagagGGATGGGAAATTGAGTGAGTACCTTCGGCTTCGGCTCTGCCATCTCTTCCGGTTGATAATTGTGGTTAGAAGAGGATGCGAAGTGGTTCTCTTTATAGAATTGGAAACagactttttcttattttttttttctagtttgaTAATTGTGGCAATGAAGCAGCTAGCCACATAGGTATGGATGTTGATGTGGTTGTAAGGACGGGTCTATTCCGCAGAGGATAGTTATCattgtggaggtcaaagtcaaaacgATCAACGCTCAAATATCATTTTCCGATCAGACGATCATGTCCCGATCGAGAGGAGAGGGGTTCGATCCGACTCCACCTCTGACACTCGGGTAATATGCCGAACAGCCGACACTCAATAAGAAAGGACATCAAAGGAGACGGTATACAAAAGCTGAGTCGATTAGCTACCCCGCTCGGACAGACAGCAATCTTCGACATTGGCACATTGGAACCACGGCCGAACGGATGTGGCACAGACGTAGTGGCGGTCCGAACAGACGTAACACTGACACAGTGGCATTTTGATCGAGCGGACGGTACACAAGAACAGTGGAGTTCTGGCCGAGCGGCTAACCGCCTCGTCCCAGCAACATACTCTCTCTGATATCcatcgatatccttttgggagtaaGTGTCGCTGACACCCGGCATGGtcaaccagaagatcgtacgacggaagtttcTAGTGTCATTTCAGAGATATACTCGACTTGTTAAGGTACAGTgatagggacactttactgacgagTCTTTTCAGAGAAAATTTTGAGACACATGCCCACTTGGAGAAGCGTGCACATGCGTTatgggagctctatataaaggggagtccaAGCATCAGCGGAGGTATGCGCAATACACTGTTGTTACTATTGTTCATTGTTCTTATGCTCCGCTTTCtacttcatcgtcggtgactgacttgagatCGGAGAGccaacgtcggggaccccttTCCTGGCTCAACACTGATGTAGTCTGCAGTGGCGGATCTAGGGGAGAGCGGGGATATGCTTGAGCACCCCCTTACTCCCGGAAAATTCCACCAGTATGTTGTAGTCAGAGGGGCAGCGAGAAGGAAGACAAGCTCTGGCTCTCTTCTTTAAGCACCCTTTTCCTTTTTTATCTGGATCCGCCACTGGTAGTCTGTGTTGCATGTCGGAGCATAGTCTACAGGCGGTCAGTGGGAGCACCACCTTCCCAGCTTTTCATCTTATCAATTTTCGATGTATTCTCATTAACAAATCAATTAATCataataatgaaaaataatttcaaattgacttcaatcaattaagatttattatatttgacatcacaATCAACATCGAAGATGtattatatttgacatcacaATCAACATCGAtataaataaaatagtaaaaataatagttttaaatCTATTATATTTACTCCTATGCTTAACAATTAtatatcatatttaattttttcattattctttaaataatttatataaataaatttacacTTTAGTAAATACATATCAAACAATTATTCTCTTTTATACTTCTTTTCTTGGTTTAACATCGTGTGCAATGATTGATCATGACCTTTTTACCTTCCGTTCTGTAGCTCCTGCGTTAATTTGTCAATGATTTGATCAACATAAATACGACAAAAGAAGTGAGTAGACTGATGTGTAACGAAGGAGAAGATGGAAGAACGTAAGAAGAACCAAACCTTGCCAAGCAAGCATATATATGGATGTTGTTTTCTGAAAAAGATGGACATCGATCTACAATGAACACAACGTGTGTATTCGATTTTGTCAATTTTCTTGAACTCAATTGGGCGCAACCTTAGCTTGTTTAATTTCTATGTCATTGCACGTACGCCTGGCATGGAAGCTAAGTGGAACTAGCAAAATGAAGTTTGCAATGAATAATGGTCTATACCAAATTTAACTTTCTACGAGCGTGCAATTATTCTATCTGCACATCGCATATTACAAGTATAAATCGTTGAAACTAAAGTCATAAGACATCGACAACGTCGCACATTGTGATTAAGAGCATTATATTCATGATGAGGGTTGCAGTGCTGCAGCTAAAAGTTTTCACACCATGCACTGTACATTTAGGGTTTAGGTGTGTTCAAGTCATcatttataaccttggttatgtgattactaggtaatcatataaccaaggttatagggaatacaACATAACctaatattgtttggttcaatccTAGATAATGTAATAAAAATTTGTTTGGTTGGAGGTTTTAGTGTATCACCTAATTTGACATTTACTTTAATACCCTGAATAGATATTTTtatagttaaattaatttaatatttgattaatgtttttaaaataaattattaatattaatatttagttATCTTCCCCAAACTAAACTAAACGGCCAAGAACAAGGCATCGATGGATCACTTCCAATTCCAAACACAGCTTAGGAAGAGGATTTCAGCAATGGAAACAAGTAGCAAAAATCGTCGATTTCTTTTCACAAGCATTTTAGTTTTTTTGGGTAAGGCGTTGATTTCATCTCCTACAATGGAAAGATGAAAAAGTGAAGAAGGCGGTGGCAGCGAGATCTGCTTCGATGAAGAAGGCAGAAGGACAACTCTGCAGCGGCAACAAGATCTGCTTCGAGatcttctataatatatatagatTGCGTCGTCGGCGACAGCGAGATCTGCTTCGATGAAGAAGGCGAAGAAGGCTGATTGTGTCGACAGCGAGATCTGCTTCGAGATCttcttctataatatatatagatTGTGTCGTCGGCAGCAGCGAGATCTGCTTCGATgaagaaggcggagaagtctGTCGCCGTTGGTTCGAAGAAAACAAAGTGGGAGACGAAGCCGAAGTCTGCCGCCGCCGGTTTATCGCCGCTGCTCTAGGCTTTGGCCCCAAAAGGAAGAAAAGTGTCGAGATAAACAGTGAAGAAGGAAGGTTATATTTGagaaaataatttacttaatCCCGGAATCGTCTAAAACCTTACGATTTGGAGGTTTTTTGATTCCGGGATATAACCCCATTTTGCTGACGTGGCGGGAATCAAATATAACTTTGGAATCATTCATCACCTGAACCAAACAAGGTTAAACAATATAACCTTGGATGTATAATCAAGGTTATGGAGAATAACCCTGAACCAAACATGCCCTTAGGGTGTGACGATAACCACATACAATTATCAATatcatataattattattaatttagatATGTCACAATTCGTTTATcatttaaaatagaaataaaaatttgaatacataatttttatttatttaattaacttttgagTCAATTTTACAAATAGCttttacatccaaaactaatacaaaataattgaaaaaaaaacttttgagcCAAGTAAATTTGGTGATTGTCCATTGCTTTTCTGTCTTCCTTATGTAGCAGAATTCATTGTGTACTCACTGCAGACTATTCATTTTCTTTAGCTGATCAGGAATCCATCCAGTGAAATGATTATTTCCCACATTCCTAAAAGCAACAAGTGCAACCTAAATGTATGGTATACAAATTCTTGCTTGCCCATGCAAATGTGAACTTACGAATGCTGAAGAGGAAGATTAGCAAGAACATCTATATGTCCAGTAAATTCTCCAAATCCCTGGATAATATAATCAATCAACAACAATCGTACTGCTTAAGAAAATGTGTTGAGATTCAAATTTGCTGCTATAGAAGTATATGCAACATACAGTGTTGTCCTTGTTTTCTTGGTTTGTTCGAGATGGTCTTATTCTTATCAAATGGATGCATTTGACCTTTTTAGATAGTTTGCAACAGATTCTAATTAATTCTACAAGTCCTTCATGTGAATTACACATTCCAGTTGGCCCTCCATGTGAGTTCTCTTATGTAGAATTCATCGGTTGCTCTAATAGAAGTGAAGGGAGATGAGTAGTTCAACAAGGTAAATAGCATGACGGTCGACTCTTGCCTTCCAATTTAACTTATTTATGCTGCTTCAATCCAAATTGAAGTTGCTAATCTTCCCTTTGATTTAGCCAAGGCCAATTTTATAATATCAAAGGTGTTTGGTAGATTTTTTCAATTgacattatatttttttttgtcacatcgtatttttgtttttcatgtaaaaaataaaagagagaaaaaaacagAACCACTTTCTTCACAGCCTTAAGTCAGTCGTACGGATATAAAGGGAGATAACGCTGGTCCAGTTTCGCTTTCCCGTCTGAAAGGTGCATTGTGACTGGACCATAGAAAACCCAACGACCAACTCGTATGGAGTTGGAGTGTTCCACAGCCACCCAAACCCAACCTCGTGGACCCGGTTCTTTGTTTCCCCTTTGTCGTCACCGGCGGGTAGGTCACCCATCCCCCCCTTCCTTCCACGACAAAGTTACTCAACCGCGGGGCCACCGCCGTATTCCCGGATTCCTCCCTCGATCGAGACAGCGGTGCCTCGCCGGCCGGCGAACTTGCTCCGAAGTGATAATAAGCGCGAGAAGAGACATTTCAAGAGAAAAACAACTTGAACGACGGAAACTTTTTGGTTACAATACTGCCATCCAAGGTTGATGTTCGTCAACCTCGAGGTTCGCCTTACAATCCATAACTTTATAcgggaaattaaacatttataagTCAATTAATTACGTGGGAATTAAGCGAGTTAATAAATTACTTGTGGGAGCAGCAGGAGCAAGGATCGTATTCGCACACGATTTTGTAGCAGGGTGAGGGCTGCGGCAGCGGATGCGGTGGGGCCGGAGGCCATGAGCTGCAGCCACAGTACTGCGGCTGCTCGCAGGGCTTGTAGCAGCAGCGCCACATCGGGCCGGGTGGCCACACAGGTGGCGGCGGCggtggaggcggcggcggcggaggcggcgGAGGTAGCGGTGGTTCGATTACTACGTTTATGATTACGCTGCCGGCCAAGGAGCAGAGCTGTTGGATGAAATGTTGGGGATCGAAGGGGCCAGTGACCGTCACCGTGTTCTTCTTCTCATCGAAGACGATCGAATTGGTCTTGAACCACACTAAAACACACAGAATCCAACAGAGAAATAGTAGTAAGCCAGAAGCAAGAGATCGCTTTCAATTATAACTTTGTAAACGAGTAATCCAGTGCTCACTCATGAGCTTGCACAGCGCCCACTTTATCGTTGCCGTGCTGTTCCAGCTTTTCAAATCAACCGTTATGATGACCGTGGAGACCTGTGCACAGCTCCAGATTTGCAGTTTGATGGGGGCCAGAAACAAGTCCAATTTTGCAGAATGAATGATCAAAATTAATAGTTCGAAAATAGAGGAATGGGAAATTGAGTACCTTCGGCTCTGCCATCTCTTCCAAGCTTTTTGAGTCTGAGAAGATGAAGCCGGGGAAGAAGAGGATTGGGAAATGGGGTCTTCTTTATAGACACAGATTTATTCTTGTTTCTGTAGTTGATAATCGTGGTCATGAAGCAGCCATAAACAATTACATGCAATAGGCTTCAGAGCTTTTTGGATGTATTCTCACTGGCCTATTAGCATTGTGTTCAATGCCTGAATAAAAGATATTGGTAGAATAGAACCATCATCATCCACCTCCCACAACTCATTTGTATTGTACTGATGTGTAAAGAAGGAAGAACGACATCTTATCAAGCATGTGGATGTTgttttgtgcaaaagaatcatGAGTTTCAAGTAATAATTAAGATTTTCAATTTGTTCAGGGCTGTGGTCCGAATTGCATGTTGATCAGCTTCCTTCTAGTGATTTGATGGAAAAGGAGATTGTGGGTTGGATAAAAAATGGTTTTCAATCCAAATATTAGTACTCCATCCATAGCTTTACTTCTTAACAATAGACTAATCATGATGAAAATTAACGACACTGCTTTTATATTTTGGATGGCTATGATACAGAATCAAAATCTTACCAACCATCTCTAACTATTGGCTGTAGCAGTAACAAACAATTTTGATATTATGGCATTGGAACTTCAAACTAAATCTCCATCATTAAAAGGAAAATAATCTCATCTTCTGAAATCATGCCAAAGCTATAGATGATCAAAGAAAACATGCTTTACTTGTCATCACATAATTTTCATATATTGTAGCTACACCACGAGGATGTGTCGAACATGTTATTATACTCAAGTCATTCCAAAAAATCCTAATATGCGCTTTCTAATTgaagaaatttaaaattacttttaacaGGACTAATTCTGATCACCTAGAAACTCAGTAGCTTATCCTCTACATATGTGAAtggttttgaaaacaaatttgaTTAAGTAAACTTTGACCATGGGAAATTATCAAAAAATCACTGCATAAAGGCTCTTTCAAGTCAAATCCAAGTCAACATAAGAATTGATCAAATCAAATACACGTCAACTCAAATTTCTCCAAATAAAATTCCAGCAACTTTCCATTAAACCTTAGGTCTCTCCAAgtcaaattcaaatcaaatacaaATCTTTAAACTTTTCCTGTACCAAATTCAAATAACTTCAAGTCAAGCTTTCAAATACTTTGGACCTCAAAGCATGTTTTGATGATCTCTACTTATGTTCACCATAGGGATCAAAATCAAATGTATGAGCATGTCTTGAAGGCCTTTGCTGATGATCATTCAAGTTTTGATCTTGAACATTTAACAACATATTTAATGCATATATTAATGTTCATTCAAATTTTGAGTTTCCAGGATAGCCCTTGGGACTTAGTTGAGTCTTATTCAAATCCAAACCTCTAAATGAGTCTCGATGACCTCTATTTATATTtactcaaattttaaattttttgatggcCCTTTggccttcattgatgctcttTCAAGTCTCACACCTCTAAACATGTCTTGATGACCTCTTTCT
Coding sequences:
- the LOC122045180 gene encoding leucine-rich repeat extensin-like protein 6; this translates as MAEPKVSTVIITVDLKSWNSTATIKWALCKLMMWFKTNSIVFDEKKNTVTVTGPFDPQHFIQQLCSLAGSVIINVVIEPPLPPPPPPPPPPPPPPPVWPPGPMWRCCYKPCEQPQYCGCSSWPPAPPHPLPQPSPCYKIVCEYDPCSCCSHK
- the LOC122048953 gene encoding uncharacterized protein LOC122048953, producing the protein MAEPKPKVATVIITVDLKCCSSAAKIKCTLCQLEMSFKITSRVFDEKKGTMTVSGPFDPYCFICYLRRMAGDVIKNVEIQSDHTQPAKTPQPAPLQRVWCYCYMFSFEMNPGGCGCGCGSSSGCGSRSGCGCGCSSGYSSCSGSCSGSGCGSRSGCGCGCSSGYASCSGSRSCSGFSRLPWPPAP